One stretch of Malus domestica chromosome 14, GDT2T_hap1 DNA includes these proteins:
- the LOC103409580 gene encoding tRNA-splicing endonuclease subunit SEN54-like, producing the protein MEVVDREKKKKINDIDEGEDHYASVSASKSQFRKVILKARWSDEMGMAEVVDKKGAIWRTTGIVRSGKLYFFIEEVLFWIEIGALLLMDDGDISLSLEDMYVKISDGKHGCSWEEFQAYRQLKSLGYIVGQHGIPWSMKSAKSNHESVSSQGGLDSDEEVDLDSEESRSVIGLFNDMQINETRLVFDVYLPNSKFRKSSPGDPSFVLCFTRGHPPPKADLEALERRCDNIPMKVCHVEEGVVSFFSFDKVELPILP; encoded by the exons ATGGAGGTCGTGGAccgggagaagaagaagaagatcaatgacatTGATGAAGGAGAAGATCACTATGCTTCTGTGTCTGCTTCCAAGTCGCAATTCAG GAAAGTCATATTGAAGGCTCGCTGGAGTGATGAGATGGGTATGGCTGAGGTTGTAGATAAAAAGGGTGCAATTTGGAGGACCACGGGAATTGTTCGTAGTGGCAAGCTCTATTTCTTCATTGAGGAAGTTTT GTTTTGGATTGAAATAGGGGCTTTGCTTCTCATGGATGATGGTGATATAAGCCTTTCCTTGGAAGATATGTATGTGAAGATTTCAGATGGAAAGCATGGGTGCAGTTGGGAGGAATTTCAAGCTTATAGGCAACTCAAATCTCTCGGTTACATTGTTGGGCAGCATGGTATCCCCTGGTCTATGAAGAGTGCGAAGAGTAATCATGAATCTGTTTCTTCTCAGGGTGGCCTTGATAGCGATGAGGAGGTGGATTTGGATTCAGAAGAGTCTAGGTCTGTCATTGGATTGTTCAATGATATGCAAATTAATGAAACAAGGCTGGTATTTGATGTTTATCTCCCAAACAGCAAGTTCAGGAAATCTTCTCCTGGTGACCCAAGTTTTGTGCTCTGCTTTACCAG AGGTCATCCACCACCCAAAGCAGACCTAGAAGCCCTCGAGAGACGATGCGATAACATTCCCATGAAAGTTTGTCATGTGGAGGAGGGGGTTGTgagtttcttttcctttgacaaAGTGGAACTTCCTATCCTACCTTGA
- the LOC103420246 gene encoding nuclear pore complex protein NUP93A-like translates to MATEQNMSSWTHLLHSSTKLLEQAAPSAQFPPLQRNLDQLETLSKKLKAKTLRNEAPQQSVAATRLLACEGLNAEQLARDLKSFELKTTFEDVFPSEATNVEEYLQQVHQMAMVSALQEAQKDNLRSFNDYMLKVLEEDWQKEKRDFLQSLSQISTLPRTNMTYTSSSGSHSGQIASITSSPQVSSYPSSMELVHLESKPIRDKKASVYAEVVKSLNNARQRGLPYKPATAFRGAYESLGLDGSGGKSVNMQKIWHLLQTLMGEDITLPRGVSKRMSLVIGARRHLEWGHEKYIMDTIQSHPVQAALGGVVGNLQRIRAFLRIRLRDYGVLDFDAGDARRQPPVDTTWQQLYFCLRTGYYDEARSVALSSRASHQFAPLLTEWINTGGMVPAAIAASASEECEKMLRMVDRVGRAAYDKKKLLLYALVSGSRKQIDRLLRDLPTLFNTIEDFLWFKLSAVRDCPGGGAPIVMNESLVPYTLDDLQIYLNKFDPSYYTKNGKDPLVYPYVLLLSIQLIPGVLYLFKETGDEGYNIDTAHISIVLADHGVLSEGAGAGQKMGVMDAYAEASNIIRQYGSVYLRLGNLSMALEYYAQAAAAVGGGELSWSGRGNVDQQRQRNLMLKQLLTELLLRDGGIYLLLGSRGAGEEGDLGRFLTDAKARQQFLLEAAHQCQEAGLYEKSIEIQKRIGAFSMALDTINKCLSEAICALSRGRLDGDSRTAGLIHSGNEILEMHKYFPDISPQERESVSEQYIVLRQLEAVLSIHKLARGGCYADALREVARLQFLPLVPGTPDATTDVFQNLSPHVQACVPDLLKVALTCLDNMVDSDGSLRALRAKIASFIANNSNRNWPRDLYERVARSL, encoded by the exons ATGGCGACGGAGCAAAACATGAGTAGCTGGACCCATCTGCTCCACTCCTCCACCAAGCTTCTCGAACAAGCGGCGCCTTCCGCTCAGTTCCCTCCGCTACAG AGGAATTTAGATCAGTTAGAAACATTATCAAAGAAACTCAAGGCGAAAACTCTACGAAATGAGGCTCCTCAACAATCCGTTGCTGCCACAAG GCTTCTTGCATGTGAGGGACTAAATGCAGAGCAGCTTGCACGTGACCTTAAGTCCTTTGAATTGAAG ACAACATTTGAAGATGTTTTTCCGTCTGAAGCAACAAATGTTGAAGAGTATCTGCAGCAG GTCCATCAAATGGCAATGGTCTCAGCTCTTCAAGAAGCTCAGAAGGATAACCTTAGAAGTTTTAATGATTACATGTTAAAAGTTTTGGAG GAGGATTGGCAAAAGGAAAAACGTGATTTCCTTCAAAGCTTAAGCCAGATTTCGACATTACCCAGGACCAACATGACTTATACTAGCAGCAGTGGTAGCCATTCTGGTCAAATAGCATCCATAACTTCTAGCCCTCAAGTTTCATCTTATCCGTCTAGCATGGAGCTTGTACATTTAGAAAGCAAGCCCATCCGTGACAAGAAAGCCTCTGTCTATGCTGAAGTTGTAAAAAGTCTGAATAATGCAAGGCAGCGCGGATTACCGTATAag ccCGCCACAGCTTTCAGGGGTGCTTATGAGAGTTTAGGCCTTGATGGATCTGGTGGAAAATCAGTTAACATGCAGAAGATATGGCACCTTCTTCAG ACGTTGATGGGTGAAGATATAACCCTACCGCGTGGCGTTTCAAAAAGGATGTCATTAGTTATTGGGGCAAGGCGCCACCTAGAATGGGGGCATGAAAAATACATCATGGATACAATTCAAAGTCATCCGGTGCAG GCTGCCCTGGGAGGAGTTGTTGGAAATTTACAAAGAATCCGTGCCTTTCTTCGG ATTCGTTTAAGAGATTATGGAGTTCTAGATTTTGATGCAGGCGATGCTCGTAGGCAGCCTCCTGTTGATACCACTTGGCAGCAG CTCTACTTTTGCTTGAGAACTGGGTATTACGATGAAGCAAGATCTGTTGCTCTGTCATCTCGTGCTTCACACCAGTTTGCTCCTCTG CTTACGGAGTGGATTAATACTGGGGGTATGGTGCCTGCGGCCATTGCAGCTTCTGCGTCAGAAGAATGTGAAAAAATGTTAAGAATGGTTGATCGTGTGGGCCGAGCTGCATATGACAAGAAAAAGTTGTTATTATATGCTCTAGTATCTGGTTCTCGTAAGCAAATCGACCGTCTACTAAGAGATCTACCAACGCTTTTCAACACTATAGAGGATTTCTTGTGGTTCAAATTGTCAGCTGTAAGAGATTGCCCTGGTGGAGGTGCCCCCATTGTTATGAATGAGAGCTTGGTACCATACACATTGGATGATTTGCAGATTTACTTAAATAAATTTGACCCGTCATATTATACAAAAAATGGAAAGGACCCCCTTGTGTACCCATACGTTTTGCTTTTAAGCATCCAATTGATACCAGGTGTGCTATACTTGTTTAAAGAAACTGGAGATGAGGGATATAACATTGATACTGCCCACATATCAATTGTGCTAGCAGATCATGGGGTCCTTTCTGAAGGTGCTGGTGCTGGACAGAAAATGGGCGTGATGGATGCTTACGCAGAGGCATCAAACATAATCAGGCAGTATGGATCTGTGTATTTACGTCTTGGTAATCTATCAATGGCATTAGAATATTATGCACAAGCTGCTGCTGCGGTTGGTGGTGGGGAATTGTCATGGTCTGGAAGAGGTAACGTTGATCAGCAAAGGCAGAGAAATTTGATGCTGAAGCAGCTCCTTACAGAGCTGTTGTTGCGGGATGGTGGGATCTATTTATTACTTGGTTCAAGAGGTGCCGGAGAAGAAGGTGATTTGGGTCGATTTTTGACTGATGCAAAAGCAAGGCAACAATTTCTTCTTGAAGCTGCACACCAATGTCAAGAAGCTGGGTTGTATGAAAAG TCTATAGAAATTCAGAAACGAATAGGAGCATTCTCGATGGCATTGGATACTATTAACAAGTGCCTCTCTGAAGCAATTTGTGCCCTTTCACGTGGTAGATTGGATGGTGATAGTCGAACTGCTGGCCTCATTCACTCTGGAAATGAGATCTTGGAAATGCACAAATATTTTCCTGATATCAG TCCTCAAGAGAGGGAAAGTGTTTCTGAGCAGTACATTGTTTTAAGACAACTTGAGGCCGTACTGTCAATCCATAAGTTGGCAAGAGGAGGCTGTTACGCTGATGCTTTAAGGGAGGTTGCCAGGCTTCAATTTCTTCCATTAGTTCCCGGGACACCAGATGCTACCACCGATGTCTTCCAGAATTTATCTCCGCATGTCCAAGCCTGTGTTCCAGACCTCTTGAAGGTTGCTCTCACTTGTCTGGACAACATGGTGGATTCTGATGGATCGCTTCGTGCCTTGAGGGCTAAG ATTGCTAGCTTCATTGCAAATAATTCCAATAGGAACTGGCCTCGTGATTTGTATGAGAGAGTTGCCCGGAGCTTGTGA
- the LOC103409578 gene encoding zeatin O-glucosyltransferase-like — protein MADGDQHHQNQSQVVVVMVPLPAQGHLNQLLHLSRLISAYNIPVHYVGAATHNRQVKLRAHCWDQAKLQFHDFPTPPFLSPPPNPKATNKFPSHLQPSFKATAHLRQPVAKLLRELSPKARRVIVIHDSMMASVIQDVASIPNGESYTFHSVSAFTIFLYLWEVIGMPKKLEKLEVKLPDGIPSLEGCFTIEFMNFLGEQHEHQKLMNAGNLHNTSRTIEGPYIDLLNRIGQQKHWAIGPFNPTTVANPNNNSNGSRHKCLEWLDKQEQSSVMYVSFGTTTAMKDEQIQELAIGLEESKQKFIWVLRDADKGDLFSDGEVRRAELPRGYEEKVKGRGLVVRDWAPQLDILSHKSTGGFLSHCGWNSCIESITMGVPIAAWPMHSDQPRNTVLITKLLGVGFVMRHWDKRDELVTSQSIKNGVQKFMWSEEGDEIRKRAAELGADVRQSRVEGGASHMEFSSFIAHITR, from the coding sequence ATGGCTGACGGTGACCAACACCATCAAAACCAATCCCAAGTGGTAGTGGTCATGGTGCCCTTGCCAGCCCAAGGCCACCTCAACCAACTCCTACACCTCTCTCGCCTCATCTCCGCCTACAATATCCCCGTCCACTACGTTGGCGCCGCCACTCACAACCGCCAAGTCAAGCTCCGAGCCCACTGTTGGGATCAAGCCAAGCTCCAATTTCATGACTTTCCAACCCCACCTTTCCTCTCCCCTCCTCCTAACCCCAAAGCCACAAACAAGTTCCCCTCTCATCTCCAACCCTCCTTTAAAGCCACCGCCCACCTCCGCCAGCCAGTGGCGAAGCTCTTACGTGAGTTGTCACCCAAAGCAAGAAGAGTCATCGTCATCCACGACTCCATGATGGCTTCAGTCATTCAAGATGTTGCTTCTATACCAAATGGAGAGTCCTACACTTTTCACTCCGTCTCTGCCTTTACCATTTTTTTGTACCTGTGGGAAGTAATCGGAATGCCGAAAAAGCTCGAGAAGCTCGAAGTCAAGCTCCCAGACGGCATCCCGTCTCTTGAAGGTTGTTTCACTATTGAGTTCATGAATTTCCTTGGTGAACAACATGAACACCAAAAGTTGATGAACGCAGGGAACCTTCACAACACCAGTAGAACCATTGAAGGACCATACATAGATTTACTAAACAGGATTGGTCAGCAGAAGCATTGGGCCATAGGGCCATTCAACCCTACTACGGTTGCAAACcctaataataattcaaatggtAGTAGGCACAAGTGTTTGGAATGGTTGGACAAACAAGAACAAAGTTCAGTGATGTATGTGTCTTTTGGGACAACCACAGCCATGAAAGATGAGCAAATTCAAGAGCTGGCAATTGGGTTGGAGGAAAGCAAGCAAAAGTTCATTTGGGTTTTGAGGGATGCTGATAAAGGTGACCTTTTCAGTGATGGGGAGGTGAGAAGGGCTGAGCTGCCACGAGGGTATGAAGAGAAAGTGAAAGGTAGGGGATTAGTGGTTCGAGACTGGGCCCCACAGCTGGATATCCTATCCCACAAATCAACAGGAGGGTTTCTGAGTCACTGTGGGTGGAACTCATGCATAGAGAGCATCACCATGGGGGTCCCTATAGCAGCTTGGCCAATGCACTCTGACCAACCAAGGAATACTGTTTTGATCACAAAGTTGCTTGGAGTTGGTTTTGTTATGAGGCATTGGGATAAGAGGGATGAGCTTGTCACGTCACAGAGCATTAAAAATGGTGTGCAGAAATTTATGTGGTCAGAAGAAGGGGATGAGATAAGGAAGAGGGCGGCGGAGTTGGGGGCTGACGTCCGCCAGTCGAGGGTTGAAGGTGGAGCTTCTCACATggagttttcttcttttattgctCATATCACTAGATAA
- the LOC103437242 gene encoding uncharacterized protein At2g39795, mitochondrial, with translation MSKAMRLARQGCKALKQCNLLRALQSEIQYELSSNPFQERGSSSLGDFVVEWDSPRSQDVVLRRKFESGEEVAVSALLGPFYSEEDSVEKYSEYPGEALMKVCVKKPGLSSILQFDCSVFEIIGSGSVFNIHNAHILQPSAGLGPSVYRGPAFSSLDDQLQDALKEYLQSKGIGESLTNFLLHHLHKKEHGQYVNWLHILESHVAKPKPESDRIQ, from the exons ATGTCGAAGGCGATGCGTCTGGCGCGGCAGGGTTGCAAAGCTCTCAAACAATGCAACTTGCTCAGGGCTTTGCAGTCCGAGATACAATACGAGCTTTCCTCTAATCCCTTtcag GAAAGAGGAAGCTCTTCGTTGGGTGATTTTGTGGTGGAGTGGGATTCACCACGGTCCCAAGATGTGGTTTTGAGGAGGAAATTTGAGAGCGGTGAGGAGGTTGCTGTTTCTGCTTTGTTGGGTCCCTTTTACTCTGAGGAAGACTCTGTTGAAAAATACAGCGAGTATCCAGGGGAAGCTTTGATGAAGGTATGTGTGAAGAAGCCTGGTTTGAGCTCAATTCTGCAGTTCGATTGCAGTGTTTTTGAGATTATCGGTTCTGGGTCCGTATTCAACATCCATAATGCCCATATTCTTCAACCATCAGCTGGTCTTGGCCCTTCTGTCTACAGAGGCCCCGCATTCAG TTCTTTGGATGATCAGTTACAAGATGCCCTCAAGGAATATCTACAATCCAAAGGCATTGGAGAAAGCCTGACTAACTTCCTCCTCCACCACCTGCACAAAAAAGAGCACGGTCAATACGTGAACTGGCTGCACATACTTGAATCTCATGTTGCGAAACCAAAACCAGAGAGTGACAGAATCCAGTAG